Proteins encoded within one genomic window of Companilactobacillus zhachilii:
- the rlmD gene encoding 23S rRNA (uracil(1939)-C(5))-methyltransferase RlmD: MSLSQKHSKEKFMPTNNITQELKVGDRFPLTIKRIGINGEGIGFFKHVIVFVPKAVPEDVIVCELTDVHERFLNGRIHKIRKASRFRNPDTPELANEVGGLEFAHINYKDQLHFKSNILRESLEKYKPYAHEKYMIKPTVGSVQQEKYRNKAQFPIQEIDGEIRCGLYKTGTQELVDLTEMPTQMDLTMSAMRKIVQMIKDLQIPVFNPENKSGILSMIVIRESVEFNQLQVTFITRSPKFIKEHQLIERIQKEIPEVSSISQNINKEDKAGVWGDETKLLWGDQYLQEDINGYLFNFSPRAFLQLNSLQTDKLYDLVAQALEPNQRDVLLDAYCGVGTIGITMADKVKQIYGIEIIPEAIEDAKANAKLNEVDNAEYYVGSADEIYPQLLKDGKTVNAVVVDPPRTGLDNKLIGALNRNPVNKLVYVSCNPSTLAKDLVTLTKEYRVVYLQPVDMFPQTPHVETVVKLVRR, from the coding sequence ATGAGTTTATCGCAAAAACATTCAAAGGAAAAATTTATGCCTACAAATAACATTACGCAAGAATTAAAAGTTGGGGACCGTTTTCCGCTTACTATTAAACGTATCGGAATCAATGGTGAAGGAATTGGTTTCTTCAAACATGTCATCGTTTTTGTCCCTAAAGCTGTGCCAGAAGACGTTATTGTCTGTGAACTAACTGATGTTCATGAACGTTTCTTAAATGGTCGCATCCATAAAATTAGAAAAGCTAGTCGCTTCAGAAATCCTGATACACCAGAATTAGCAAACGAGGTCGGTGGACTTGAATTTGCCCACATCAATTACAAAGATCAATTGCATTTCAAATCAAATATTCTTCGTGAATCATTGGAAAAATATAAACCATACGCTCACGAAAAATATATGATCAAGCCAACTGTTGGTTCGGTTCAACAAGAGAAGTATCGTAACAAAGCTCAATTCCCTATTCAAGAAATTGACGGTGAAATTCGTTGCGGACTTTACAAAACTGGTACTCAAGAACTAGTTGACCTAACCGAAATGCCAACGCAAATGGACTTGACTATGTCAGCCATGCGCAAAATTGTTCAAATGATTAAAGATTTACAAATTCCCGTCTTCAATCCAGAAAATAAATCCGGTATTTTAAGTATGATTGTCATTCGTGAATCAGTTGAATTTAACCAACTACAAGTTACTTTCATCACCCGTTCACCTAAGTTTATCAAGGAGCACCAACTGATTGAACGTATTCAAAAGGAAATCCCTGAAGTTAGTTCAATTTCACAAAATATCAATAAAGAAGATAAAGCTGGCGTTTGGGGTGACGAAACGAAGTTACTTTGGGGCGACCAATACCTTCAAGAAGATATCAATGGCTACCTCTTCAACTTTTCACCACGTGCCTTCTTACAATTGAACTCGTTGCAGACTGATAAGTTATACGATTTAGTTGCACAAGCACTTGAACCAAACCAACGCGACGTCCTCTTAGATGCTTATTGTGGTGTCGGTACGATTGGTATCACTATGGCAGACAAAGTTAAACAAATTTATGGTATCGAAATCATCCCTGAAGCAATTGAAGATGCCAAAGCTAACGCCAAACTTAATGAAGTTGATAACGCTGAATATTACGTTGGCTCAGCTGATGAAATTTATCCACAATTGTTGAAAGATGGCAAAACCGTCAATGCCGTTGTCGTTGATCCACCACGTACCGGTTTGGATAACAAGTTGATTGGTGCCTTGAATCGTAATCCAGTTAATAAATTGGTCTATGTTTCATGTAACCCTTCAACTTTGGCCAAAGACTTAGTTACCTTAACAAAGGAATATCGAGTAGTTTACTTACAACCTGTTGATATGTTCCCACAAACACCGCATGTTGAAACAGTTGTTAAATTAGTTAGAAGATAA
- the recX gene encoding recombination regulator RecX: MAKITKIQAQKRKGRYNIFLDGKYAFPVAEQTLIDFRLMNDVELTDEDIKEIQDSENINKAYGDAVNYLSYQLRTKKEIKDYLYKKEYHRDAVDEVISRLEKLHYLDDASYAKSFINTQLRTTANGPKIIEQKMVKKGVPNNVIQDAIVEIDYDTLLENATDFAKKQARKQSRASFKQMLTKLRASLYQKGFDNEIIETAIKNLDLEPDEDEELDKLKKLVDKVQHRYDNPTKLINYLMTKGYHFDEIKKVLSSEEE; this comes from the coding sequence ATGGCTAAAATTACAAAAATTCAGGCACAAAAACGAAAAGGGCGCTATAATATCTTCCTTGATGGTAAGTATGCGTTTCCGGTGGCGGAACAAACTTTGATTGATTTTAGATTAATGAACGATGTCGAATTAACCGATGAGGATATCAAAGAGATTCAAGATTCAGAGAATATTAACAAAGCCTATGGGGATGCTGTTAATTATTTGAGTTATCAATTGCGAACGAAAAAAGAAATTAAGGATTACTTATATAAGAAGGAGTATCATCGCGATGCAGTTGATGAAGTAATCAGCCGCTTAGAAAAGTTGCATTATTTAGATGATGCTTCATATGCTAAAAGTTTTATCAATACCCAATTGCGAACAACCGCGAACGGGCCAAAGATTATTGAACAAAAAATGGTTAAAAAAGGTGTTCCAAATAATGTTATTCAAGATGCTATCGTTGAAATTGATTACGATACCCTGTTAGAAAACGCGACCGATTTTGCTAAGAAACAAGCCAGAAAACAAAGCCGAGCATCATTTAAGCAAATGTTAACCAAACTTCGTGCAAGTTTGTATCAAAAAGGATTCGATAACGAAATTATTGAAACGGCAATCAAGAATTTGGATTTGGAACCTGACGAAGATGAAGAGTTAGATAAGCTGAAAAAACTAGTCGACAAAGTGCAACATCGTTATGATAATCCAACTAAACTAATTAATTATTTAATGACCAAGGGCTATCATTTTGATGAAATTAA